A portion of the Acidisarcina polymorpha genome contains these proteins:
- a CDS encoding glycosyltransferase family 4 protein, which translates to MKPRTLRVLLSAYQCGPGMGSVSQIGWEWYSRLSESASVTLVTHIRNRECLQAAGAPLPGTEIIYIDTEWFAGFLYRLASRLFPRSEHAVFLLSSADFYLFDAVALRTLRKRDLNWDLIHAVTPVSPVAATRLYRLGIPLIVGPWNGGLASPSAFPELMRQDSAWIYQARHIGKLVGRLFGCTRKASLILSATRSTDRSLPKNVPTVRMLENGVDLKRFHSSTWDVIPSKTTPLKVLFVGRLLPFKGVSLLLEAVSRVWQEIPITLTIVGDGSMREDLKRRAHELHLDDHVTFLGNLPSGQVAEQMRNAHVFCLPSIRESGGGVLLEAAASGLPVVAVNYGGPAEIVDEEVGHLVSADGPEQLIAGLVETFGDIWKNPAQWQQRGKRGRQKAEKEYGWEVRMRNAIAIYWRILGEDTAHA; encoded by the coding sequence GTGAAGCCTCGTACACTGCGGGTATTGCTGTCGGCCTATCAATGCGGGCCGGGCATGGGGTCGGTCTCCCAGATCGGTTGGGAATGGTATTCCCGTTTATCTGAGTCAGCCTCTGTGACCCTGGTTACCCACATCCGCAATCGCGAGTGTTTACAAGCTGCGGGCGCGCCTTTGCCGGGCACAGAAATCATCTACATTGACACAGAATGGTTCGCCGGATTCCTCTATCGTCTGGCATCCCGCCTATTTCCTCGCAGCGAACATGCGGTCTTCCTCCTATCCTCGGCTGATTTCTACTTGTTCGATGCGGTGGCATTGAGGACCTTGCGCAAGCGAGATCTCAATTGGGACCTCATTCATGCGGTCACGCCTGTCTCTCCTGTTGCGGCCACCCGCCTCTACCGCCTTGGAATCCCTCTGATCGTCGGGCCGTGGAACGGCGGACTGGCATCGCCCAGCGCTTTCCCCGAATTAATGAGACAAGATTCCGCATGGATCTACCAAGCTAGACATATCGGCAAGTTAGTCGGCCGGCTCTTTGGGTGTACCCGCAAAGCCTCTCTGATTCTCAGCGCCACTAGATCGACGGACCGCAGTCTGCCAAAGAATGTCCCAACCGTTCGCATGCTCGAGAACGGCGTCGACCTGAAACGCTTCCATTCCTCCACCTGGGACGTGATTCCCTCAAAGACTACCCCGCTCAAAGTGCTTTTCGTTGGACGCTTACTCCCCTTCAAGGGCGTGTCGTTACTGCTGGAGGCAGTCTCTCGAGTCTGGCAGGAAATCCCTATTACCTTAACGATTGTCGGGGATGGCTCGATGAGAGAAGACCTTAAACGCCGGGCCCACGAACTCCACCTTGACGACCACGTGACGTTCCTCGGAAATCTGCCGTCAGGCCAAGTAGCCGAGCAGATGAGAAATGCTCATGTCTTCTGCCTCCCCTCCATTCGTGAGTCGGGTGGCGGCGTGCTACTCGAAGCCGCAGCCTCGGGTCTCCCGGTAGTGGCAGTCAACTATGGCGGCCCAGCAGAGATTGTCGACGAAGAGGTAGGACACCTGGTCTCGGCCGATGGTCCGGAACAATTGATTGCCGGGCTGGTAGAGACCTTCGGCGACATTTGGAAGAACCCCGCGCAGTGGCAGCAACGCGGGAAGAGGGGACGGCAGAAGGCTGAAAAGGAATATGGGTGGGAAGTCCGGATGAGAAACGCCATAGCCATCTACTGGCGGATCTTGGGAGAAGACACAGCTCATGCTTGA
- a CDS encoding lipopolysaccharide biosynthesis protein, whose protein sequence is MLDTLLPDPEGPILEDHAATIRESLSRNVSVDVVARIGYLVSRFFIPPFVLAHVSLEAYGLWSTAFIMVSYVGLSTMGISTVYIKFVAEYCARRDYLKANQLLSTGLCLTVPFCGVVFAIFYLLWPRLVVWLHIAPSLRGDAREVVLSVVAIFLASLSLGAFHDAVVGAQKTDMVQRRWMVCYIVETILIFILVGMGRGIRGLSEAFLVRTIIDVVLCLIMAVRLLPWLRISPRLITREAFRTLFAFGAIVQIQGLLSITLDSIERAVAAPLVGLAGTGLLEVGKKLPSMAGSVPIAFTSSFTPAASYVHGGLESSPQQRDTVRRLYLRGARYMNLAAAYFCGFLVAIPGPILDVWMGKHFAGAAYLVVIFSISTQVHLMTGPGTSILRGIGQVREEFHYALPNVAALLVAIPISRLVLGRWTALGIATAVAVSTLISAIYFLAHANHILKVSALEYWKNVAGPGLVPYLVAAPFILPAHFVVTHNGRWIAAAWLAGMGLIYTLVLLAVVDTLVWSPSERQWFHGMASARLTKILPFKSRFAESHNI, encoded by the coding sequence ATGCTTGACACTCTCTTGCCCGATCCCGAGGGACCAATTCTCGAAGACCACGCGGCCACGATCCGCGAATCGTTGTCTCGCAATGTGTCTGTCGACGTGGTCGCCCGCATTGGCTACCTGGTCTCGCGCTTCTTCATCCCTCCTTTTGTTCTGGCTCATGTGAGCTTGGAGGCTTATGGGCTCTGGTCCACTGCCTTCATCATGGTCTCTTATGTCGGTCTCTCAACCATGGGGATCTCTACCGTCTACATCAAATTCGTAGCCGAATACTGTGCGCGCCGAGATTATCTGAAAGCCAATCAACTGCTCTCGACCGGCTTGTGTCTGACCGTGCCTTTCTGTGGCGTGGTCTTCGCAATCTTCTATCTGCTCTGGCCGCGCCTGGTGGTTTGGCTCCATATCGCCCCATCCCTGCGCGGGGATGCGCGCGAGGTCGTCTTGTCGGTAGTCGCCATCTTCCTCGCTTCACTGAGTCTTGGCGCCTTTCACGATGCCGTGGTAGGCGCCCAAAAGACTGATATGGTGCAGCGCCGATGGATGGTTTGCTACATCGTAGAAACCATTTTGATCTTTATCCTGGTCGGCATGGGAAGGGGCATCCGTGGCTTGTCGGAGGCATTCCTGGTCAGGACGATCATCGACGTCGTGCTCTGTCTGATCATGGCGGTTCGCCTGCTTCCCTGGCTGCGCATATCACCGCGACTGATCACCCGCGAAGCCTTCAGAACCCTGTTCGCCTTTGGGGCTATCGTTCAGATTCAAGGCCTGCTCTCGATTACTTTGGATTCGATCGAGCGCGCCGTTGCCGCTCCGCTGGTCGGCCTCGCCGGCACTGGTCTTTTGGAGGTCGGCAAGAAACTTCCATCCATGGCAGGATCGGTCCCCATCGCTTTCACCTCCTCCTTCACGCCCGCGGCGTCGTATGTTCATGGGGGATTAGAATCCTCGCCACAGCAGCGAGACACAGTCCGCCGGCTCTATCTCCGTGGTGCTCGTTACATGAATCTCGCGGCTGCTTACTTCTGCGGCTTCCTCGTCGCGATTCCCGGGCCGATTCTGGATGTCTGGATGGGCAAGCACTTCGCGGGCGCAGCTTACTTGGTGGTGATTTTTTCTATCTCCACTCAGGTGCACTTGATGACTGGCCCCGGCACCTCGATCTTGCGAGGAATCGGCCAAGTGAGAGAAGAGTTTCATTATGCGCTTCCGAATGTTGCCGCCTTGCTCGTCGCCATTCCCATCTCGAGACTTGTGCTGGGTCGATGGACAGCCCTTGGCATAGCGACAGCCGTCGCCGTCTCCACGCTGATATCCGCTATCTACTTCCTGGCGCACGCCAACCACATCTTGAAGGTCTCCGCCCTTGAGTACTGGAAGAACGTGGCTGGACCCGGCCTGGTTCCCTACCTGGTGGCTGCCCCGTTTATCCTGCCTGCGCACTTTGTGGTGACTCACAATGGGCGCTGGATCGCTGCAGCGTGGCTCGCCGGCATGGGCCTGATATACACGCTGGTTTTGCTCGCGGTCGTGGACACCCTGGTTTGGAGCCCCTCCGAACGCCAATGGTTCCATGGCATGGCGTCCGCGAGGTTGACCAAGATCTTACCGTTCAAGAGTCGTTTCGCGGAAAGCCACAACATCTGA
- a CDS encoding glycosyltransferase family 25 protein has product MSDYFACTYIINLPERKDRRKAILGELHRVGMPLSPGRVELFPAVKPKERLGFPNIGARGCFLSHYRILVDASQKKLSNVLIVEDDLMVSPDLQRYWTTILGALESQDWGIVYLGHIEKVPEDCKPQLMPFYQPVITSHFYAVNGHVIPRLVEYLEQVQHRNPGDPLGGPMHLDGALTMFRQANPDILAMIAYPNLGKQRPSRSNINCRWYERLPVIQQAADLGRMLRDRLRA; this is encoded by the coding sequence TTGTCAGATTATTTCGCTTGCACTTACATCATTAACTTACCCGAGCGCAAGGACCGGAGGAAGGCCATCCTCGGCGAATTACACCGAGTGGGCATGCCATTATCGCCTGGTAGGGTCGAGTTGTTTCCGGCGGTCAAGCCGAAGGAGCGGTTGGGCTTTCCTAACATAGGGGCGCGCGGCTGCTTTCTAAGTCATTATCGAATCCTGGTCGATGCCTCACAAAAGAAGCTATCCAATGTGCTCATCGTGGAGGACGATCTGATGGTTTCTCCTGATCTTCAACGGTATTGGACGACGATCCTTGGCGCTCTGGAATCTCAAGATTGGGGCATTGTGTACCTTGGGCACATCGAAAAGGTGCCCGAGGATTGTAAACCTCAGCTGATGCCGTTTTACCAGCCTGTGATCACCTCCCACTTCTATGCAGTCAACGGACATGTCATTCCCAGGCTGGTCGAGTACCTCGAGCAGGTGCAACATAGAAACCCAGGCGATCCGCTCGGCGGCCCGATGCATCTCGATGGAGCGTTGACGATGTTTCGTCAGGCGAATCCTGACATCCTTGCCATGATTGCTTACCCGAACCTTGGCAAGCAGCGCCCATCGCGCAGTAACATCAACTGCCGCTGGTACGAGCGGCTACCGGTGATACAGCAGGCAGCCGATCTCGGCCGGATGCTCCGGGATCGTCTGCGGGCATAA
- a CDS encoding O-antigen ligase family protein — protein sequence MGFLPIVPMLIAAYVALRYSPARAFLQVYVPVLLLLPMYYRWVIPLLPDPTFEQATILPIAAVFLVRSGGRWKFSFADLLILCFAGCIGTSEYLNTGYNEAQNLMFDMVASVVFPYMLAKGLIEPQGLSVAFAKKIVLMFSIVSVLSIYEFRMGLTPWILMRRFYPGQGLEWVTSFRYGFARIGGPYGHAILAGLVLAVGFRVQRWLEWSAQWESHFHGLKWLRVSKARLITIALVGGIIMTMVRGPWLGGAIGACLTAVGRTRHRRRALMAIAGAIIIIGIPAASSFYSYASVGRAHAKTASQETAAYRVELMDKYLTTALKRPAWGYGRNTWPKNPTAPSIDNYYLLLCLMHGMVAVGLLVTIMVTMTVRLVRSEMRSPVSYPLGSSLGFTLAGIFVVYAVTIATVYMGLQTIPLFAIITGWSEGYLLKRYSMQLAPTVAQPVFRFRRVVL from the coding sequence ATGGGTTTCCTGCCGATCGTTCCGATGCTGATTGCGGCCTACGTCGCTCTCCGGTATTCACCTGCACGGGCCTTTCTGCAGGTGTATGTCCCCGTTTTACTTCTGCTTCCAATGTACTATCGCTGGGTCATTCCATTACTGCCCGACCCGACCTTCGAACAAGCCACGATTCTGCCCATCGCCGCCGTCTTTCTGGTGCGGTCCGGGGGGCGCTGGAAGTTCAGCTTTGCCGATCTTTTGATCCTCTGCTTTGCTGGCTGCATCGGCACATCTGAATATTTGAACACTGGCTACAACGAAGCGCAAAACCTTATGTTCGACATGGTCGCGTCGGTGGTTTTTCCCTACATGCTCGCAAAAGGACTGATCGAGCCTCAGGGATTGAGCGTCGCGTTCGCTAAAAAGATCGTGCTCATGTTCTCGATTGTTTCGGTCCTCTCGATCTACGAATTCCGCATGGGGCTCACCCCTTGGATCCTCATGCGGCGCTTTTATCCTGGTCAGGGATTGGAGTGGGTAACATCCTTCCGATATGGATTTGCGCGAATCGGCGGACCCTATGGACACGCGATTCTAGCGGGGCTCGTCTTGGCTGTTGGGTTCAGAGTGCAGCGATGGCTTGAGTGGAGCGCCCAGTGGGAATCCCACTTTCATGGCTTGAAGTGGTTGCGGGTCTCTAAGGCGCGCTTGATCACCATCGCCCTTGTCGGCGGCATTATCATGACCATGGTTCGAGGTCCATGGCTAGGCGGGGCCATCGGTGCATGCCTCACCGCCGTGGGACGGACAAGGCATAGACGAAGAGCGCTGATGGCGATCGCAGGAGCGATCATTATCATCGGAATTCCTGCGGCCTCTTCGTTCTACTCCTATGCCTCGGTCGGCAGGGCGCATGCCAAGACCGCTTCCCAGGAGACCGCCGCCTACAGGGTTGAGCTTATGGATAAGTATTTAACGACTGCGCTGAAACGTCCCGCTTGGGGATACGGACGTAACACCTGGCCCAAGAATCCGACCGCGCCTTCGATCGATAATTACTACCTTCTACTCTGTTTAATGCATGGCATGGTCGCCGTTGGTCTGCTGGTAACTATCATGGTTACCATGACGGTGCGTTTGGTGAGATCAGAGATGCGGTCGCCCGTATCTTATCCATTGGGAAGTTCGCTTGGCTTTACCCTGGCTGGAATCTTTGTCGTCTACGCCGTGACCATTGCAACGGTCTATATGGGTCTGCAGACCATCCCGCTCTTCGCCATCATTACTGGATGGTCGGAGGGATACCTGCTGAAGAGATATTCAATGCAGCTAGCGCCCACCGTTGCACAGCCAGTCTTCCGCTTTCGCCGAGTTGTTTTATAA
- a CDS encoding fibronectin type III domain-containing protein, translating into MYLGRMYAGRHRLVKGFTLAIIVSSCLLLPQRFLGGNVLAVESFNGSAGPLQNTNGGLGWASPWQVQNGSIDVPGYGIATMIPLSYAGISTSGYATGGDAWQYAGRLLDTSPGGSFSPYLSGQMIGAPSTTLLVGLLMRKDIDTDEEMSVTLHAGNPPWWISAPGTAIGHFGSSSNTGGVRYWSLRLDGIVHQTGIPVVVGQPAFLVLQISFGPSSTVNLYVNPPAGSLPATPDAQAVTTNSIAFQSVAFYGGSGSGQSSIGDLRFASAYSSIVDSALPVPPAPATVSALSGNGSVSLSWSSVSGANEYLVYQLVNGMTQLAATVSAGNYVDTGLTNGTAYTFYVIASNSAGAGPPSPQVTGVPHGAPPPPHPGLGTNLTQVADYNREWPFVDAFKTARPWIPQQQGASWGQGAPLELNSKGWITSLQPGQYAETIMFDNAQDDQANYPAGQYTLLYDGSGTLSFDLQSGTIVSQTPGRMVVNVPTGLNGIFLIESATDPSNPIRNIRFILPGFEKTYRTRPFHPLFLQKLQSYQVLRFMEWMTTNGSTVQNWSDRATPADYTYSWRGVPLEVMIELANTLNAKPWFNIPAQASDAYVTAFANLVQQRLKPNLTFYLEYSNETWNRSFSQSAYIEAQGLALGFSNDPTLNGADYTAYRSVQIFNLFKPVVGPGRMTRVIASQAGNSWLSAQTLQFQNAFASADVLAIAPYFNCDDSAIGGSGVLGDPSTEDQVASMSIDQVDDIQLAHINNCALQQMQSNAAVAASYGLAMVGYEGGQSLVGYNGAENNTTMTALFKAVNRGDRMQSLYAQYLQNWVDAGGDLFVHYSDMGAYAKFGNFGTLEFQDQDPATSPKYTALMNFAQQHPR; encoded by the coding sequence ATGTACCTTGGACGCATGTATGCAGGTCGCCATAGGCTGGTGAAGGGCTTTACCCTGGCGATCATCGTGAGTTCATGCTTGTTGCTGCCTCAGCGATTTCTTGGCGGGAACGTCCTTGCGGTAGAGTCGTTCAACGGTTCGGCAGGACCTCTTCAGAATACAAACGGAGGGCTTGGTTGGGCTTCTCCGTGGCAGGTCCAGAACGGCAGCATCGACGTGCCGGGCTACGGCATCGCCACAATGATCCCGCTAAGTTACGCGGGCATCTCGACGAGCGGGTACGCCACGGGGGGAGACGCATGGCAATATGCCGGGCGTTTACTTGACACTAGTCCGGGAGGAAGTTTCTCTCCATATCTGAGCGGGCAGATGATCGGCGCGCCTTCCACCACCCTCCTTGTGGGCTTGCTGATGCGGAAAGACATCGATACCGATGAAGAGATGTCGGTGACGTTACACGCGGGAAACCCGCCCTGGTGGATCAGCGCCCCGGGAACGGCGATCGGTCATTTTGGGAGCAGTTCGAACACTGGCGGCGTGCGTTACTGGTCCCTGCGCTTGGATGGCATCGTTCACCAAACAGGAATTCCGGTTGTGGTAGGGCAGCCGGCATTTCTAGTGCTGCAAATAAGCTTTGGCCCAAGCAGCACTGTAAACCTTTATGTAAACCCTCCAGCCGGATCCTTGCCCGCCACCCCGGACGCTCAGGCAGTAACTACCAATTCAATAGCCTTTCAGAGTGTCGCATTTTATGGCGGATCCGGATCCGGCCAAAGCTCGATCGGCGACCTGCGCTTCGCCTCGGCATATAGCTCAATCGTAGATAGCGCCCTACCAGTTCCCCCTGCCCCAGCGACGGTCTCCGCCCTCTCTGGCAATGGCAGCGTCAGCCTCTCCTGGTCTTCAGTCTCGGGAGCGAATGAATATCTCGTCTATCAACTTGTGAATGGTATGACCCAACTGGCGGCCACCGTCTCCGCTGGTAATTACGTGGATACCGGGCTTACCAATGGTACCGCCTATACGTTCTATGTCATCGCATCAAATAGCGCCGGCGCAGGCCCACCCTCCCCGCAAGTAACTGGGGTTCCTCATGGTGCTCCTCCGCCGCCCCACCCTGGCCTCGGCACCAATCTAACCCAGGTTGCCGACTACAACCGAGAGTGGCCTTTTGTCGACGCATTTAAAACGGCGCGGCCATGGATCCCGCAGCAACAGGGTGCGTCTTGGGGACAAGGGGCGCCCTTGGAGTTAAACAGCAAGGGGTGGATTACTTCCCTTCAACCTGGTCAGTATGCAGAAACCATCATGTTTGATAACGCGCAGGACGACCAGGCAAACTATCCTGCAGGACAATACACCCTTCTCTACGATGGCTCCGGCACGTTGAGTTTCGACCTGCAAAGCGGCACGATTGTCAGTCAAACACCGGGAAGGATGGTCGTGAATGTGCCCACAGGATTGAATGGCATCTTCCTGATCGAGTCCGCCACCGACCCTTCCAATCCGATTCGTAACATACGCTTCATCCTGCCTGGCTTCGAAAAGACCTATCGAACGCGGCCCTTTCATCCGCTCTTCCTGCAAAAGCTCCAGAGCTACCAGGTCCTGCGGTTTATGGAGTGGATGACAACCAATGGCTCAACCGTTCAGAACTGGTCCGATCGAGCCACGCCCGCGGACTACACCTATAGCTGGCGGGGAGTACCGTTAGAAGTCATGATTGAGCTTGCCAACACCCTGAACGCCAAGCCTTGGTTTAATATCCCGGCTCAGGCAAGCGATGCTTATGTCACCGCGTTCGCGAATCTCGTGCAGCAGCGACTGAAACCAAATCTGACCTTCTATCTCGAGTATTCCAACGAGACATGGAACAGATCCTTCTCGCAATCGGCGTATATCGAGGCACAAGGTCTAGCATTGGGCTTTAGCAATGACCCCACCTTGAATGGAGCGGATTACACGGCGTATCGGTCCGTCCAGATCTTCAATCTGTTTAAACCGGTAGTAGGTCCAGGACGAATGACGAGGGTCATTGCTTCGCAGGCGGGAAATTCCTGGCTTTCCGCGCAAACACTTCAATTCCAGAATGCCTTCGCCAGCGCCGATGTCCTTGCTATTGCCCCCTACTTCAATTGCGACGACTCTGCGATTGGGGGATCCGGGGTCCTTGGTGACCCTTCCACTGAAGACCAGGTCGCTTCTATGTCAATCGATCAGGTAGATGACATTCAACTCGCTCACATCAATAACTGCGCCTTGCAGCAAATGCAGTCGAATGCGGCGGTGGCGGCTTCTTATGGCTTGGCGATGGTTGGCTACGAGGGCGGCCAGTCGCTGGTCGGCTATAACGGAGCCGAGAATAACACCACAATGACAGCGCTCTTCAAGGCCGTCAATCGTGGAGACCGGATGCAATCGCTCTATGCGCAATATCTGCAGAATTGGGTTGATGCTGGTGGCGACCTATTCGTCCACTATAGCGACATGGGTGCATACGCGAAATTCGGCAACTTTGGAACCCTGGAATTCCAGGATCAGGATCCGGCTACTTCGCCCAAATACACCGCCCTGATGAATTTTGCGCAACAGCATCCGCGCTGA
- a CDS encoding MFS transporter, producing MAWTSSFSRTFRAFRYRDFRLMWLGACASTIGTFVQQFAQSWLVYDLTKDPFYLGLDLFLGQLPIILFSLVGGVFADRMDRRKMLLSSQYIQMACAFILTALFLAHKVQVWHILSLSFVVGLGQSFGGPAYSALLPTLVPAENLSNAIAMYSIQFNLARVLGPTLGGLAYATLGPTWCFALNGVSFLAVILSLMMIQVTFVPAKSKEAILKSMGAGIGFIRQREGLAALVFLAFSTTLLGFSLTGFLPVIVRTVFHGGPRTYQLLLVCSGAGSIVGALIVAASERLKGQGHVALLTLLALGTAISGFAVSRWLPLSCVLIFISGAAIMASASLMLSLVQLIVSEQMRGRVMSVYSLAFRAGIPLGSLALGKLIPIFGITAALGGSGILLIAVTLSFLVLMRSVATFQRPAETAR from the coding sequence GTGGCCTGGACATCATCGTTTAGCCGGACCTTCAGGGCGTTCCGATATCGTGATTTTCGTCTGATGTGGCTCGGAGCATGCGCCTCCACCATCGGTACCTTTGTTCAGCAGTTCGCCCAGAGCTGGCTCGTCTACGACCTCACAAAAGACCCCTTCTACCTGGGATTAGATCTGTTCCTGGGGCAACTCCCAATCATCCTGTTCTCCTTGGTTGGGGGTGTCTTTGCTGACCGCATGGACCGAAGAAAGATGCTGTTGTCCTCTCAGTATATTCAGATGGCTTGCGCCTTTATTCTGACGGCTCTGTTCCTCGCTCACAAGGTACAGGTCTGGCACATCCTATCTCTGTCCTTCGTCGTCGGACTGGGCCAGTCCTTTGGAGGGCCAGCGTATTCTGCACTTCTGCCGACTCTGGTCCCCGCTGAAAACCTGTCCAACGCGATCGCTATGTACTCAATTCAGTTCAATCTGGCGCGCGTGCTCGGCCCAACTTTGGGCGGTCTCGCATATGCCACCCTGGGGCCTACCTGGTGCTTTGCCTTGAATGGAGTGTCCTTCCTCGCCGTCATCCTCTCCCTCATGATGATCCAGGTAACATTCGTGCCGGCGAAATCAAAGGAGGCCATACTGAAGAGCATGGGCGCGGGAATTGGCTTCATTCGCCAACGCGAGGGATTGGCCGCGCTCGTCTTTCTTGCCTTCAGCACGACGCTCCTCGGCTTTTCTCTGACGGGATTCTTGCCGGTGATCGTTCGTACAGTCTTCCATGGAGGGCCGCGTACGTATCAGCTTCTATTAGTGTGTTCGGGCGCGGGATCGATCGTCGGCGCATTGATCGTAGCCGCTTCAGAGCGGTTGAAGGGGCAAGGACATGTCGCCTTATTGACTCTGCTGGCATTGGGGACTGCCATCTCCGGCTTCGCCGTTAGTAGATGGCTTCCACTGTCCTGCGTCCTAATCTTCATCAGCGGTGCGGCGATCATGGCGTCGGCATCGCTCATGTTGTCGCTGGTCCAGTTGATCGTCTCCGAACAGATGCGCGGCCGGGTAATGAGTGTCTACAGTCTTGCCTTTCGAGCGGGCATTCCACTGGGAAGCCTTGCACTCGGAAAGTTGATCCCGATCTTCGGCATAACGGCGGCCCTTGGCGGCTCGGGGATATTGTTGATAGCCGTCACCCTTTCTTTCTTGGTTCTGATGCGGAGTGTCGCTACCTTCCAGCGTCCGGCCGAAACTGCACGCTAA
- a CDS encoding cytochrome-c peroxidase, whose protein sequence is MPNRKTNAISARSGVIVALCACAGLLLLGRWVLTAGALGDDPSPYWASGIHADYDLPHGAREQLEEVNEQIDETERDTLQLLNTELDPIHQIQTLGKLELFDRALSVKKNEACSTCHMPYTGDTGPSPVLNSTTAAYPGSVRSRFSARKPMSYTYATLSPVLHYNATQHDFYGGNFWDMRATGWRLQSPAAEQAQGPPTNPVEMGLPDSACVAHRVSVGRYESLFVKVWGPAIQSIHWPTDVDKICGTPSGKDGAAPQVNLSSEDRAKVNTIYDQFALSIAAYEASPEVNAFSSKFDAYLAGSATLTPSEKHGYELFNGQAKCNTCHLSGTASGATGGSVADAAPVFTDFTSSNLGVPKNPDIPYYYEDKPDKYGFVANPVGIKFVDLGVGAFLSGAQGTPVPDKSWMQYAPAFDGKVQVPTLRNVDKRPYPGFVKAYMHNGYLKSLKEVVHFYNTRDKQCPTPNDPNVKKTCWPAPEVSANEDTTVGNLGLSDADENDVVAFLKTLTDGYTSKSSVDLSSVQENIRARRESQQN, encoded by the coding sequence ATGCCGAATCGAAAGACGAATGCAATTTCCGCGCGGAGCGGTGTGATCGTCGCCCTTTGCGCTTGCGCAGGCCTTCTCTTGCTCGGTCGGTGGGTCTTGACCGCCGGAGCTCTCGGGGACGATCCTTCCCCGTATTGGGCCAGTGGTATCCATGCCGATTACGATCTTCCTCACGGAGCCCGGGAGCAGCTTGAGGAGGTCAATGAGCAGATCGATGAAACGGAGCGCGACACCCTGCAGTTACTTAATACTGAGTTGGACCCGATCCATCAAATTCAGACGCTTGGCAAGCTGGAGCTTTTCGACAGAGCCCTCTCAGTAAAGAAGAACGAGGCCTGCAGCACCTGTCACATGCCTTACACCGGCGACACCGGTCCCAGCCCGGTGCTCAACTCCACCACCGCAGCGTATCCCGGATCGGTGAGAAGCCGCTTCAGCGCTCGCAAGCCGATGAGTTATACCTACGCGACATTGTCTCCGGTGCTGCACTACAACGCCACTCAGCATGATTTCTATGGAGGCAACTTCTGGGATATGCGGGCCACGGGATGGCGGCTGCAGAGCCCGGCCGCCGAGCAGGCCCAGGGACCGCCCACGAATCCAGTAGAGATGGGATTGCCCGACAGCGCTTGCGTCGCTCATCGGGTATCGGTCGGTCGTTATGAGTCCCTGTTCGTTAAGGTCTGGGGTCCCGCCATTCAATCGATCCATTGGCCGACGGACGTGGACAAGATCTGCGGTACACCCTCTGGGAAAGATGGGGCGGCCCCGCAGGTGAACCTCAGCTCGGAAGACCGGGCGAAGGTCAACACCATCTACGATCAGTTCGCCCTGTCGATCGCCGCCTATGAGGCTTCTCCGGAGGTGAACGCGTTTTCATCGAAGTTCGATGCATACCTCGCGGGGTCGGCGACATTGACTCCGAGCGAGAAACACGGCTATGAATTGTTTAACGGCCAGGCGAAATGCAATACCTGTCATCTTAGCGGCACCGCCAGCGGAGCGACCGGCGGCTCAGTCGCGGACGCCGCGCCGGTCTTCACCGACTTCACTTCTTCCAACCTCGGTGTACCGAAAAATCCTGATATTCCCTATTACTACGAAGATAAGCCCGACAAGTATGGCTTTGTCGCCAACCCGGTGGGAATCAAGTTTGTGGATCTAGGGGTGGGGGCTTTCCTGAGCGGCGCGCAGGGTACGCCCGTTCCGGATAAATCATGGATGCAATACGCGCCCGCGTTCGATGGCAAGGTGCAGGTCCCGACACTGAGAAACGTTGACAAGCGGCCCTATCCGGGCTTCGTCAAAGCGTATATGCACAACGGGTACTTGAAGAGCCTGAAAGAGGTTGTCCATTTCTATAACACCCGAGATAAGCAGTGTCCCACTCCGAACGATCCCAACGTGAAAAAGACTTGCTGGCCGGCCCCGGAGGTTTCCGCCAATGAGGACACCACGGTTGGAAATCTCGGACTATCCGATGCCGACGAAAACGACGTCGTAGCTTTCCTGAAGACCCTGACAGACGGCTATACATCGAAAAGTTCGGTTGACTTGAGCAGTGTGCAGGAGAACATTCGAGCGCGTCGCGAAAGCCAGCAAAACTAG